The nucleotide sequence AAGGTAgaggaaaaccaaaaaaatataaaaaaaattgatgggaGACATTTAGGTATCATAAAGGGccttataaaagataaaaccatagatagaaatgcctgacaagctagaattcatgtacccaaccacatagtgggataaaggcttaaTATGACGGTGTTATTACTTGCCTTTGTCATGACAACTACATGATTCCAGACTTAACAAATGCACACACCCAACACCCATGGCCAAGTCCATGTGATATGGAATTCCATATGAATATTAGCAACCTTAAAATGAAACTAGTATGCTGAATGTTCagctcttaatttttttttttcccggcATTATTACAGTGTTTAGCATTGTACTCCCAACATAAAGGAAATCTGACCTGGAAGTACTTAGTTTGTGCAGAGGTTAATGCCTGCCTAGATTTTTCAAACTGGCCACTGTGGTACGCCACTACTCCTTCCAACAGTTCCATCCTCAGGTGTCTATAGAAAagcaataaaaatgaaataacatcACATAGTATAgcaagatttttatttaagttcCAAATGGTAAGTCACAGGCGACATCAAAAAATACTCACAAGGCAATTTCAGGTCTGCCTCTTTGAAGGAGTGCAAGACGGCTAGATTCTTTCCCATGAGCACGTTCAATCCCCTGCCTAGCTTTTGAAAGGCGCATTCCTGCTTGTGATAGCAACTCTATGTCTTGAAGCATGAAGTAGCACCACACTGTATCTAGTTGTAGTATTGGGATATTGTCAATCAGCTGTAAGCCAAAAAGGGAAGTGATGAAACTACTTAGTTACactgaaaaatgaatgaaaagaacaaaaacaaaaccaatAAGAACCACTATATCATAAAGCCCAAATGAGGAAAGCATTTTTGGGACTAATTCACAATTCGCAAGTCCCATTATAACATAGCTGGACTGCATAGGAAAAAATGgaatcaaatttttatttagcagcagtttgttttaatatgaattattttatattaaaaaaattgtaaaaaaatatttttcatcttaatttcACATATTagcttgaattttgaaaaattcaaaaccaaaataaaatatactcaCAAATGTATATAAATGCTAGTTTTTcatttgtatataaaatatatttgttgaaaCAATATATTGCACACATTGTTTTAGAAAatactttttcttcaaaaatattttacgtaaaatattatttcttagaaaatacatttcatcttatttttatataaaagacTTTacgttaaaaaatataaataaaaagatcaAACACTAGAAGATCTGACAACGTTTTGTGTGTATATGTCTGATtcctcaaaaaaataataaagttcaaatttttgtcccaaaaccaaaaatagattatcaaaaatttttaggtaaattatttatttagcattttgatataaatatacTCTCAATGATTGATAGAGAAGGCATTGGAAATTCATACATGGAATGAATGGAAACAATGCTTTCAAAGAAAGGGTTTTTTCAGACAACACTTTCAATGAAGACATTTTACTATAAAATGCTTCCTCTTGAAAACATTATTACAAACAATGCAttcattatcaattaattaCTGCACTAATTATTTAACCAGAATGTTCAGGCAAACTGATTTTAAACCACACTTTAGTTGGAGTCATGggatttgataattttgtgtCGAATTCactgattttgatatttttttaagcaaaaataTGCTGGTTCTTGAAAAAACTTGCTAAGGTTGATCCTTTCTTTCAGATGCTATTGATGCAAAGTAAATAGTCACCTCAACATTCcacaaaataataaacttcTCATGTTGTGTGAGATTGGCAAGCTCCAATTGGCTAATTCAATAAACAACCTTTTCATGGGAGAAAAAGTGATGCTCAAGTCAACTTGTTTGGTTCTCCTGATAAGTTAAAAGAGTACTTCTACAGAAAATTTGAAGATGCCAACACAGCTTAGAACACTCAGGTTATCACTACAAAATGCATGTTTTAAGGCAAATATTGAAGCAGTTTTCACATATGtcaataaatatcaaaacagaCACTATGCATCAAGCCATagtactatatatatttattagaaaaaataaaagatcctTCTAAAATTCATAGCACTCACCTCAATGACCTCAGATTTACAAAGAGAAAAGGCTTCCTACAAGAAAGAATGAAGTAAATGGGGTTAATTGCCTCTTGCAGTTATTTACAAACAAACACACTCCATGAAGTATAATTTAAGTGCCCAGGCAAAGAACGTCTCAAAATGGTTTCACTACATTATCAACCAGTAAgtgataaaaatgaaatatatatatatatatatatatacactggtCAACCGATGGACAAATATATTGATCCTACTTTGAAATGTTTTGAAGTGAATGATACCTGAAACAATTACGCCAGGGCACTGTGGTAATTTTGACGAAATTCCAGGCAGATGAACACAAAAGTGCTCAAGCAAGACAAGactaaattagatgatgaaatGAAGGTGCTCAAGCTAGAGAAAAACTATATTTCATATGGTAGAAGAACAAAAGGTGCTCAAGAAAGCAAGAGCTACATCATAATGATAGATGGCCATCAGCAATTCAGCATCTTATTTGAGGAACTGAAGTAACCTTGATGCAAGAACCTAGGTTATATGCAAGGCGACGACTGGGGagtattcttgaattttttatttaaatccaaACTAAAGATACAGGGTAACATATAGACTGCTTATTGCTTATTGTCCCTTTACAAAAATGAATTATGAGCAAGAAAATCCATAAACTTAAGGAACCTGAAAAACCCTCTTCTTTTCACATAAAGGGCATCTGGTACTAACCTCTCCCATGGCAAGCACTTCTAATGCATCTTTATACTTTCCAGATGCAATTAACTTTTTAGCATTTGTATGAAGCATTAGACCCATCATTACAGCCCTATCAAATCGTCACCAAATATCCTTAGTAGAAATAAGAGAAAGgagtttaagaaataaaattagttgCACAACTGCAAAAGTATCTTAGCAATAAAACATATTACGTATAGATTTATACATCATACCTCTGATCAGTCTCAGATCCCAGTTTTACTTCATCCCCACTTTGGTTTACCAGCTCTATATTGAAATCTTCAAGTGGTAATGAACCATCTGAATGTCTCTCAGCCAATGCAGTCACAGCAGCCCTGTTGATTTAATGCTGTTAGCAATAAATCTTGGGAGAAAACAAAAGGCAGCAAGCTTGCTTAATGAAGTAcacaaaatatgaataaacaaTATGATGATGTTGTCCTCTATATCAACCTAACGTGCAGCCTTGCAGGGGCCATGTTTAGCCCCcttttttaaattcttgtggCCTGTAACTGACTTGCAGCCACATTTTTGGCCTTCTCTTGCATGCATACCTAGCACGCAGCATCAATGCAGCATGCCACCAAGCCTGCAAGCTTCCTTCCAACCTATAATCTGTCATGCAACCTGGCTGCAGCCCCTTATATGCTCCCATAATCTATAACAGGCTAGCAGGCTCATTTTTGCCCTCTTGCATTTTCATGAAATGTAGATGCATTCCAAACCCCTCTAGCCAATGCACCAGTCACAAGTACACCAAGTTACACAAATGGAGAAAATACAGCCTACAGACAACATGAATAAAAGCATCCATACATTCAGGGGTATTACAACACCAGATGAATATTGTAATACATTTAAATTCTAATGCATGGCCTGCTGAGGCCAATACCTTGAGCATATACTTCCACACCTGAGGACAGGGAGATGCACTTAGGATATAGCTTGTGAATGGTAACTGCAGCCTGTGGACCCAAAatggaaagggaaaaaaaacaaagactGATACATGCTACATGATTGCTCTCACATATGTCATCCCATTGATCCATTCAAACACATGTCaacaatcaattattttttattccttcCTTTTGACTAAAAAGGTCGGTTAGGCAATCAATATTCAAAGCTTCATTAGTCTAAAATTCTCATGGAGTTGggaatagaaaaggaaaaatataaggtaggtaaaagttaaaaaaaaaatagctttaaAATATTCTGGTTGTCATTAGGATCGGATcttataaatgtaaaataaactTCACTCATAAATTTGGATAGACGTAAAAGCAATGTAAGAGTACATAGCAAGTGAACTTTGGATGATCAATAGATGATATTAAGTAAAAgcaataataatactaatactAGTTAATAATGTGCTGCCACCATGTCATTTGAACATACAGGGAAGAGCATATTTTAAGAGTAAGAACACTGAAAACTTTTCATGTCAAACATCAATGTAGATTGATCCTCAAAATGATTCAAGGATTCTAAACCCTCAAGAGTTCAGAAAACTTTCTGTTGAATTTCCCAAATTACAGCCATTTGACTATAACAAACCATATGCTATCCCAACCACTCATGGCTTCCCCCCCCAAAAAACGTATATACCCAAGTGATGATCAATTTCAGGACATTTGATTATGAActgcaaaataaaaagaaaaacaaagggtAATTAGGTTGAATCATACTCATAGTCAAGCAGAAAGGTTCCTTACTGGGAACTTGATAGTAATGCCTCTATGCTAGTGGAAACAGAAACACGATATAAGCAGTTTAAGTGaatcaagaaaaaatagagaactaatttaaatttttgtaattgttcAATAAGACAATGGCTAGGGGTCgagaattcatatagccaacCCCATTTAGTGGGATTAAAtcttgtgattgttattgttgttgttgctattCTAATCGTTTACTAAGATGACAGAGTAAGTAGAACATGGTTGCAATTCTacattctttaaaaaattattaaatttcaacATTTTAGATCCCCTTTTAAGTTCCAATACAGGacccaactcaaataaaaacTACACTATACCACATCTGTAAGTTTTAACACTATTAAATTCAATACTCAAATCACATTGCCGAGAACTACTCTATCAATCAAATCGCTAGAAACATGTCTTCCCAATTTAGGACCCCCCCTCCTCTTCCCTTTCAATTCTACAAGCACACTTCTAAACAGACATGAAGCAGGCACTAAAATCTGCTATTCCGTAATTAATTCAGCATAGAATTCACACTGTTTACAAAAACCTGGAAGCACAATTCAATGAAAAACTAGAGCCAGACCAGAACTTCAAGAAATTTATAGTAGTCTTTTGGCAAATAGCTAAAATTGACTGTAAACAAGATAGTCACAACAATTTTGCATGTAaggaaatattttatattttttagaattttaattaacatATAATGACTAAACCACAAATTACATCAACGTACAAACTACAAAGCTTTTctttacaattattttttctcttgaagCTTAGTAATATCAGCAAACCTTTTGATTTGACAAGAAAAAATGCATCTTTGGGACATACATAAACATCCACAGTTATGTGCATAATATATAGGAACTAAGTTACAAACTTAACATCAATGACTTTAAAGGGATATGGAaagaggggaggggggggggggggggggagtataAGGAAGCTAGAGCAGCATGAGCAATGGGTAAATAAATAGTCAGTATTACTAAGATCACAGATTTTAGGTGATGAGTTGACCTAATTTTGTGATTAAGGAGAGTGCGTGATCTGCTAATAGCTTGGACCAATCACTGAATAGAAATTAATTGACTCCTACTTAAGCTTCAGTTATGCCAGCAGAACAgcaattttagttaaaaatggaaagataaataagaaggattatttatctctcatttttttaacataatagGAATtactagagagagagatgggaaatatttttaaagattaTACAAATATAATCCGTTCACTATAatatttcccttttctttaATTCAGTGCAACAAAGTATTGTTATCATGATTTATCAAAACCCCCGTCTCACTCGAGCattgaaaaaattatgaaacaaGCTGATTCAGTAGAATTAAAAGGTATCTGCTTTTGCTTCCATTTAACGCAACAAAGGATTCACACCATCgtttaccaaaacaaaaaacaacccACCTCAATCAACAACTCAAGAACAAAAAGAGATATTCAGAGAACATATAAAAGCACATAAATCCATTCGCTAAAAATATCTGCTTTCGCTTAGTCCAAAACGAGAAACAACTCATATCACTTGCCAAAAAAGCCTAAAAACCCAACCAAAGAAAAACTTCAACAAGCATGAtcaagcagagagagagagagatcgttTCCCAAATGCCTGAAACCCCATTCCAATCAAACGCTCATGAACCAAACAAAACTTCAACAAACATGATCagggacacacacacacacaaatacaaCCCCACACACAGACAtacacgcgcgcgcgcgcgcacagaGCTCATATCACTTCCCAAAAAGCCTAAAATCCATCCCAATTAAACGCTCATAAACCAAACAAAAACATCAGCAAACATGAACAGgcacggagagagagagagagactgactTGAGCCGAGAAAGTCGACAAGAGCGTTCCTCCTCAGCCATCAGGCCCTCCTTCAAAGCGTTGCCTTCATCAGCAGAGACACGCGTCGCCAAAATCTTGGCATTGTTCTTCACGCCCAACTGGCTCAGCTTCTGACCCCCATCTCCGTCTTTCAACACCCTGCCGGCGCATATCAGGTTGATCTCCGCCGCCGTACACTCCGACCGCTTGGCAACTTCTTCTTTCAACATCACCACCGTCCATTCCTCCAATTCCACCTCCAAAACCCCTGACCATGCGCCCCCAATCCTCAATTTCGCCATGCGCACTGAAATTCCAGTTACAGAACGGATAAAAACACAGAATTTGAGATTGATTTTGATGTGATTTTGCTGGCAAGAGTAACTACTGGATGTGACTCTGATATAAACCGAAGGCTCCAAGGCTTCGCAGGCCACttgggaaagaagaagaaaaaaagttgtttgaattgggttttcttttcttggggATTAAGGCTTTTGGTTTCTCTGGCTTTTCCTCCTAGTCTGGTCGCTCCTCTCCAAACTTCCACACGGCTcatttatttactaatatttacTTCTTTACCCCTATCGGATTCATTGCATCAGCTTATACGGAAACggatataatataaaatgaaaataaaaatattaaaaaaatacatatcaaatattttgttatataatgTTTATTGAATCGTGttgaatatttttcttctcttgtgacacttatttatttgataatatttagttttataatGTTATCAGATTTATTATATCGAGATTACACTAAAACAGATACAATACAAAAtggaatgaaaacaaaaaaattaatatttaaaaaataaaaaatagaaatatcaagaaaattcaaattaaatattttgtcgTATAATGTTTATTGGATCATAtcgaatattttttttcttttgtgacTTTTATTTATtcggtaatatttatttttgtaatactATCAAATTCATTGTATCGAGCTTGCATGGTAACGTATACGATacgaaatgaaaaaaatgatatttttaaaagaaagtaaaaaattgaaacatcAGGAAAATgaatatcaaatattttgttGTATAATGTTTATTGGATCATATcgaatatttttcttcttttgtgaCGCTTATTTATtcggtaatatttatttttgtaatgcTATCAAATTCATTGTATTGAGGTTGCATGGAAACGTATACGATacgaaatgaaaaaaaaaaatatttttaaaaaaaagtaaaaaattgaaacatcGAGAAAAtgaatatcaaatattttactgTATAATGTTTATTGGATCATATcgaatatttttcttcttttgtgtgACGCTTATTTATtcggtaatatttatttttgtaatgcTATCAGATTCATTGTATCGAGGTTGCATGGAAACGTATACGATacgaaatgaaaaaaaaaatatttttaaaagaaagtaaaaaactAAAACATCGAGAAAATGAATATCGAATATTTTGTTGTATAATGTTTATTGGATCATATCgaatatttttcttcatttgtgTGACGCTTATTTACCTCTGTAATGCTATCAGATTCATTGTATCAAGGTTGCACGGAAACGTATACGATacgaaatgaaaaaaataatatttttaaaataaagtaaaaaactGAAACATCGGGAAAATGAATATCGAATATTTTGTTGTATAATGTTTATTGGATCATATcgaatatttttcttcttttgtgtgATGCTTATTTACTTCTGTAATGCTATCAGATTCATTGTATCAAGGTTGCACGGAAACGTATATGATacgaaatgaaaaaataatattcttaaaagaaagtaaaaaactAAAACATCGGGAAAATgaatattgaatattttgttgTATAATGTTTATCGGAtcatattgaatatttttcttcttttgtgaTGCTTATTTATTCGGTAATATTTACTTCTGTAATGCTATCAAATTCATTGTATTGAGGTTGCACGGAAACGTATACGATacgaaataaaaaaataatatttttaaaagaaagtaaaaaattaaaacatcgAGGAAATGACTATCGAATTTTTTGTTGTATAATGTTTATTGGATCATAtcgaatatttttcttattttgtgatACTTATTTATTCTTGTAATGCTATCAGATTCATTGTATTAAGGTTATATGGAAACCTATACGATacgaaatgaaaaaataatattttaaaaagaaagtaaaaaattgaaacatcAGGAAAATgaatattgaatattttgttatataatatttactggatcatattgaataattttcttcttttatgacGCTTATTTATTCAGTAATATTTACTTTTGTAATGCTATCAAATTCATTGTATCGAGGTTGCACGGAAACGTATAcgatatgaaataaaaaataatatttttaaaagaaaataaaaaactaaaatatcggggaaataaatatcaaatgttTTGTTGTATAATGTTTATTGGAtcatattgaatatttttcttctcttgtgaTGCTTATTTACTTGGtaatatttacttttataatgCTATCAGATTTATTGTATCGAGGTTACACGGAAACAGTTACGATACAAAATAGAAACGGAAAcaaaaaagtaatatttttaaaaaaaagtagaaacagaaatatcaagaaaatatatattgaatatttttgtgtataatGTCTATTGGATCATATTgactatttttcttctcttgtgaTGCTTATTTATTTGGTAATATTTACTTCTATAATGCTATTAGATTCATTGTAACGAGGTTATACGAAACAGATATGATGCAAAacgaaaatataaaaataatatttttaaaagaaagtagaaaatgaaaacattgaGAAAATGAATATCAATTATTTTGGTGTATAATGTTTGTTGGGTCATATCGAATATGTTTTTTCTCTTGTGATGCTGATTTATTTGGTAATATGTTTATTTTCATAGCTCttgttaaatcaaaatgaactaaatatattatgttatttcttTTATAACACTTATTTATCTGATAATATTTGTTTCTATATCGTTTATTGGATCAAATAGAGACTAAATACacacattttcatttcttttatagTGGTTGTTTATTATTAATGTATATATAGACCAAGACATAGTTAAATAGACCTAATGAAAGATCTAGAGGGAAATCTTGAGAAAGACTTAGATGAGATCTAAGTAAAAAAGACTTGGGGTCAAAAAAATCTACCTAATGAATACACATCTATCCAATCACAAAACCCATAAAGAACAAGcctaaaagttaaaaataaagcataaacGCCAAAATAAAGGGGAGAACCACAAAGGGCCCTTGAAAGGAAGGTCCGACGAACTTGGTAGTCTCTTGGAGACATATCCTATGGGGTGTTTCTACAATGACAAAAGCGCAAATAGAAAACTTTGACATCCTATCCAAAAATTATGTCAAGGATGAGGATGAGTCAAATCCAAGTCAATTCTGAAATCTTAGAGATGATTATCATAAATCCTTTAAGTTAGAGATTTGATTTATGCATCAGAGTGTTTACGTAAATAATGCATCATATCCTcttatcattttctattttggaaAGACCTAACGACTTGAAGATTAATTtttcaacaaataaatttattattgtattcatGTAACAAAATTGGCGTCTTTAATGAGAATTTGATTAAATAGCCAATTAAAAGACTCTCATAATGGCTTGCACAAGGTCTCAAGCGATGAGCAATAGAATAGACAATCCGGGGAAAGACTAGATGTTAATAGTTTAAATCATCCAAACCACTAGGAAAGTCTCTCAGCAAAAGCTCCCAGATGCACCGTGTGAACCCCCCTCCCAATTGGAGCTTTTAAAGCCTTCGAGATAGCCTTTTAACACTATCTCTCTGAGTGAATTTGAAGCCCTCCATAGACAATATGAAGAAAGCACTAAGACTCTTCAAGAAGTGGTAATTTTTCTACAAAATGATATGCCTCATACACCTCAACCACCTACTTTGCAAACATATACAAAGAATGGACAAAATGAGGTATTCCTTACCAGCGAGAGGGTCCTCTTGTGAAGAAGTCTATTTCTCTCAAAAATCTTGCAGTAAAGATGTATGGGAGAGACCCCTCCAAATCATTAAGAAGAGGGTGGTACAATTGTAGCCAGGGTCCCTCGACCCTACAAAAGGAATTTGAAACTGACAATCAATCTATTATTAGTAGTCTTGAAGCTGGGGAcatgaagaaaataattgaaCAAATGTTAAAACAAAGGAAACCAATACTCATGGAAGAGGACCAACATAGGAGAAATATTCCTTTTACTCCTAAAATCATATAGGAACCTATTTCTCCTAAATTTAAGATACCCTAACTCACTACTTACTCAGGAAAAACCAATACCCAcaatcacattcaaaactatgagtcTGTAATGTTACTAGATAGCTAGGACAATGATATCATATGTCAAGACTTTTCCTTAACCTTGATTGACTATGCACGCACATGGTTTAATAGCTTGGCCAAAAAGTCTATATCATTTTTTGAGTAACTGAAAAAAGAATTCTTTAATGTCTTTATTATCAATagtcaaagaaaaaaagatgttatatatttacttaACATCTAACAAAGTGGCAAGGAAACTCTCAAACATCatatcaatcaattaaaaaatgcaACATCGGAGAGTCAAGACTTGCAAATGAGAGTGGCAATTGTTGTAATACTCAAATGGACAAACTCGGTACCATTGCAAGAATCCCTCACTCTAGTTCAACCTACATTGTTATCATACCTGTTTGTTTGAgccaacaaatattttttgtagGCTAAGGTAACGAGGATAGTTagaggaaatgaagaaaaagataaggaGAGAAATGAAAGAGGTTATGATGAAAGGATACACAAGAtggaagaaaaatcaaaatagattGATGGCCCTCCTAAACTTCAATTCAAAAACTATATTCCATTCACAAAACTGTCATTCTCTATCTTAGTGGCCATCAAAGGGTTAAGACTTATCAAATTCCCCAAGAAGACTAAAAAACTTCTGGGGAGGAAAAGAATAGTCTTTTGCCAATTCCATGGCACTCACAAACACTCTATTAACAAATGCTACAAGTTTATGAATTAAATAGAGATTTTGattatgggggggggggggggaattgagaaaattttgtgGACAAAAGCCCAGATAGATTACCCTAGGGATGGGGGTATAACCTAATGCAGAAAAAATATCCCAACAAGCAAGGTCTAGGGAGCACAATTTACCATCTAAATGTCTAGATCTTCAAAAAACCAAGTATTATTTAGATGAGGCCCATGAAGGAATTCATGAAAAACACCTGAATACTATGAATGCTTCAAGGAAGTAAAATAGGTAAAAGATTGAATATAAACTATTTGAAATTATATTCTAGTATAtgatgtattttaaattatctaaattaagaaaaaattatcctattatactttcttttttgtgcattttgtttttcaagacAATAAATGCATGAAAAGGACTAAAATATTGATGAACAAGCAAACTTAACATCTGAAGCAAAAAATACGCAAGAATGACCTAGTGTTTGTCATGAAGAATAAAGTTATACAGATAAACAAACTTAGAATCATAAATGCAAAATGCATAAGAACAACATAAAATTGAGTATGCAAAAGCGTGAGAATGATATAGGAACTCTCACCCACAAAAATCTAGAATTAGAAGCACAAAATATGTGAGAATGACATAAAACCAAAAACGCAAAAGCATGAGAACAATCCAGGAACTGTTATCCTAGGTAGCACGGAAACGCGTTTGGGATGTCGTTTCGGCGTTTCCAAACCATTTCTCGTTTCGGAGACGGCGAGAACTGCCCGAAACGGATTTTAGGCATTTCTATAAATTGCGAAATGTATGGGGCCCGTTTCTCAATTTGCTAAAACTTGTTGGAAAAGCGTCTCCTTCCAACGACAGCCCCCTCGCATTTCGGAGACGAAAAGCCAGCCGCTCACTTATGTCGCACCCGTCCCGAAGGTCGGCccattttccctctcttctcttctcttcttcttcttcttcttttttctagtTGTTTCTTTTTCACTGTCACTCATGTTATTTCTTCTTTGCTGTCACTCAGCCGCTCGCCCATGTCGcacgcttcttcttcttttttttttttttctagtttttcctCTATTCTCTAGCTTCGTCGTTGACTGCTAATtcattcactacaagaaaaacgaaatttagtgacggaaaaatccgtcgctaaaacatcaaaatccgtcgctaaaaaatttagcaacggatttagagacgagcatcttcccgtcgctaaaaatggcgttgctaaaatttagcaacgggatcAGCAACAGGAAAAATCAGCGACGAAAATTTCCATcgctgattaaaaaataaaaaataaaatttatttaaaaaattaaatattattttagcgacggaaattgTTCTATCGTGAATAGCGACAGAAATCGTTTCGTCGTTGAATAGCGACGGAAAACTTTCCTTCACtaatatacaataaaaattagaatatttaagaaattaaaataaattataattagcgACAGAAACAATTCTGTCGTTAATCAGCTACAGAATTGCTTATGTCGctaactttaatttaaaaaaaaataatagtagcTTGAGCTGGAAGGATGCACGAGCTGCCTTGCAGCGCCACATGGCACTGCTTTGAGCCACCACGTGTAGC is from Diospyros lotus cultivar Yz01 chromosome 2, ASM1463336v1, whole genome shotgun sequence and encodes:
- the LOC127795614 gene encoding uncharacterized protein LOC127795614, whose translation is MAKLRIGGAWSGVLEVELEEWTVVMLKEEVAKRSECTAAEINLICAGRVLKDGDGGQKLSQLGVKNNAKILATRVSADEGNALKEGLMAEEERSCRLSRLKAAVTALAERHSDGSLPLEDFNIELVNQSGDEVKLGSETDQRAVMMGLMLHTNAKKLIASGKYKDALEVLAMGEEAFSLCKSEVIELIDNIPILQLDTVWCYFMLQDIELLSQAGMRLSKARQGIERAHGKESSRLALLQRGRPEIALHLRMELLEGVVAYHSGQFEKSRQALTSAQTKYFQLQVPDEALSSLVGMGFKESDAKRALRINNQDVQSAVDFLVDEKAKRAQKRLDDIQRRKDIREQKRYGMTALRKPVNLLKLQELTIIGFEKELAAEALRINENDLEKALSALTNPETNTAIQIDLETRKRNRQRQKVDATIEELVSMGFPRAAVVAAVEEFGTRERALNHLLGQADLPAAGGGNASSAGSNILSNENGVEATSGVTELASGDEAVDGPSRVKIERDVEMENELTGGLQSTDAFSDYDMDVTKEGEAISVYLTMLASAGNFEKGSSSH